The Merismopedia glauca CCAP 1448/3 genome contains the following window.
GCCGAAGTAATATTGTAAATCTGCTTCTAAGCTATTTTTGCGGTTCAGTTCGGGAAAATAAATTTTGGAAAGGATGGGGTGCTGGCGGTGCTTAGCCATCTCTTCTTCCATTGCTGAGTATACAAAGTAGAGATTAGCTACCAATTTCCGGTAGGATTCCTTTTCCACAACTCCTTTTAAAAAACACTTGACAAAACCGACATTTTCTGCCATCGTGTGAGCTTTCTTAGTGCCTTCACGCAATTTGGTGGCTAAATTACTGCTCATGCTAAATTTCCCAAGGTTAAAGTGACACTCAGCTAAGTTGATTTGAGTGATGTATGAAAAAAGCTGCTAAATCGTTACATTAAACCGATCTGGGGCGCATTTTCATTAAGATTTCTAACGATGTTACAGGGGTTACAACTCAAGATTTTGCGGTTTTGGCTGCATAAATGGGAATTATAACGATTGAGAGTTTGTAATATGTAACTGAATTATGAGTCAAAATTTACCGCAAGTAGACGATCTCGATCGCAATGTGACGGCTATTTTAGATTTAGTCCATCAAGAATCTAGTTTAAAGGGTACAGATACATCTGCGATCGCCGCTTCGACTAGAAAAGCTATTTCCCCGACTTTTGAAATTGTCTTTGCTGGCGCTTTTAGTGCTGGTAAATCGATGTTGATTAATGCTTTGCTAGAGAGAGAATTATTATACAGCGCTGAAGGGCACGCGACGGGAACAGAGTGCTATATTGCCTATGCACCACCAGAAGCGGAAAGGGTTGTTTTAACCTTTTTGAGTGAAGCAGAAATTCGGGAACAAGCTAATGCTTTGTGCGCTAATTTGGGATGGACTACCCCTATTAATATTAATCAAGCTGAAGTATTAAAAGTGGTACAGGAGTTATGTGAAGCCACAATTGTCTCAGAAGGTGGAGAAAGTAAGTCAGAAAAGGCGAAGCAAGCGAAGGGTTTATCTTTATTGTTAGATGGGTTTGTAGCTAATCGAGAACGGATTCATACTTTAAATAATGCTACTTATTCGATGGAACAATTTAACTTCTCGAATTTACAAGAAGCTGCAAGTTTTGCACGTCGGGGAAGCAATAGTGCGGTTTTAAAACGGATTGAATATTACTGTCATCACCCATTATTAAAAGATGGAAATGTGCTGATAGATACTCCAGGAATTGATGCGCCAGTTCAAAAGGATGCAGAACTGACTTATAAAAAGATCGAACATCCAGATACTTCGGCAGTAATTTGCGTGTTGAAAGCTGCATCTGCGGGAGAAATGAGTAAAGAGGAGACGGTACTTTTAGAGAGAATGCGGGATAATCCTGGAATCCGCGATCGTGTTTTCTATGTGTTCAATCGCATTGATGATACTTGGTATAATACTCAGCTAAGACAGCGCTTAGAGCAGTTAATTAGTTCCCAGTTTCAAGATGCGGCTAGGGTTTACAAAACTAGTGGATTGCTAGGGTTTTATGGAAGTCAGATCGAAGATACAAATGTTGAGAATCGCTTTGGTTTAAATTCCATATTTGCCGAACAAGTTGGGAGTAATATAGAAGAAGAAACTCCACAATTTGTCAACGAATTTGTCCGCTATTGTGCTAACTCTGGTAAACTATCTCCCAGTCAGTTTAAAATATCTGTTCATAGTTACGAAAGTCCTAATGCTAACTATGTCAGGATTTTATCAGAGCAAGGCTTACTTTTAATTAAGCAGTTAATTAGTGATAGTGGAATTGAGGAATTCCGTCAGGGAATTACCCACTATTTAACTCAAGAAAAACGCCCTGCCTTATTTGCTAATCTAGCCGACGATTTGCAACCAGTATGTATCAGTTTACGGAATTACTATCTAACCAAGATTAGAGATTTAGATAGTCAGCCTCATGAAATTGAGGGGATGAAAGCCAAAGAATTGGAACGCCTCAATCAAGAGTTGCATCAAATAGCGGAAGATTTTCGCGAACATTTAACGAAAGAAATCAATCAAATAGTTACTAATGATTGCGAGCGCTTTGAAAATGATTTTCGGCATTTACAAGCGAGAACAATTCGCAAGTTAGATGAATTGTTAGATACATTTTCAGTCGCACAAGCATATCGGAGAGCCACATTAAGCCATCGTCGTAATGCTACCGCGCCGCTAATTGCTGTTTTGGTAGAAGCACTTTATTATCTAGCCAATGAGTTAGAAGATGTGCTGGTTGAATGTTGTAAAACTGTTGTAGCTAATTTGTTCCAAAGGTTACGAGAAACGGTGAGTAAATCGGAGTATTATCGACATATATATCGCCTAGTAGGAAATGATGCGGGGATAGCAGAACAACTAGAATCAGCCGAAAAACAGGTGCTTCATGCCTTAATTAGTGTAGCCAGAATTGAGTGCGATCGCTTTGTGAGAGAAAGTCCTCGGTTCTACGATGAAGGTACTTTTTCTATCTATCAATTCCGCCAAACATTACAGCAAACCTCACAAAGTTATGACTGTGAAAGTATGGTGGAAGCCGAACCTGCAATTCGTCAGTTACTCAAGTTAGATTTTGAACCTAAAGTATCAGAAACAATTCGCCGTAACTTCCGTCAAACGATGAATCAAACCTTAAAGACTCATCTACTACCACTAGCAGAAAGTCAAGCAGATCTGATTTTACAACAATACGCTCAGGCGCGCGCTCATTTAGAAACTAATCTCGAAGTAGAAGCTAGTCGAAAAATTGCCGACAATCAAAAAGCGCAACTAGAAATCCAGGAAAAGATCGGTATCTATAATCAAGCTATAGATGCTATTAATTCTTGTTTGCAACTTATGAATTTAGGCGATCGCTTCTTACCTACAATTGACGACGTTGAATTTAAACGCCAAGTTTTTGAGACGAAGAGAAATGGCGATCTCTTACAGTAAATGGTAGGGGCGCAACGCATTGCGCCTTTACCATATTTTGGGTCATTTTTTTAAGAAAATAATGAAATTATTTGTAGGCTGATGGGTAATCTATATTTAAGTAGTAATTAGATGCTTTTATCATGAATCAGCAATTTAATGGTTTAGATACTGAAGATGTAATTTCAGTTTACGAAGGTCACGTATTTGTTAATAGTAAAACTTTTACCGTTAATGAATTTATGGCGGCTATCAAACAAGCTAATAAAGGTGTTTTGGGAGAGGTGACTGACGAAAAACAAAAATGGTTTGGCGAAGGATTAGATTGTAAACTTCTCAAACCAGGTGCTAAAACTTGGCAAAGAGGTAAAGTAAGAGTTCGTCTAGAATTTTGTCCAGAAGAATTAGAAGTCACTCCAGAAGTAAATGGTAACAATGAACAAAACGGTTCAGCTTCTCCTCTAGATGATATTCGTAAGTTTGCGGATAAAGCTAACTAAGAATAATTAATTAAATAGTAGATTATGAGTTAGTTGGCTAACAAAAACACCTTTTTAAACGCAAGTTTGTCCCTTTATATTAGATAATTTATGAAACCTAAGTTTGAACCTTTAAACTGTAGAAAAGATGATGTCGTTTGCATGGATGGCTGTACTTCTATGATTGGTCAGATAGATAATGTTTTCAATTTTACATTTTCTACGGATCTTAGAGAAAAAATTGCAGATCAAATCATAGAGAAGCATTTAGTTTTAACCAAGGGTGGGGCATATAATTTATTAAGCGATTATGGCACTAGTTGTCAAATATTAAGAGTTGGTTCGCCTGATTGGGTAAAGGGTAAAATTAGAGTTAAATTACAGCTAGAATTTGTACCTGATGAACCTGAAATTAAGGAAGTCAGAACTACGAACACTCATGAATCGCCTTTAGACGATTTACGTCGCGCCATAACTGAAACCAATTAACCAATGACAAATAATTCCAGAATTAAGATTCCTGATGAAGTCAGAAAATACGTTTTCATCCGCAATAACTATCAGTGTCAAAGTTGCGGTAAAACTCATCAAGAAACAGAATTAAATATTGACCATATTATTCCTTTGGCTAAAGGTGGTAGTAACGATATTAGTAATTTGCAAAGTCTTTGTCGTACCTGCAATCAAATCAAAAAACACCATTTTGATCCTAGATTTCGGCGTAGTTTTAGTTAACTATTAAAAGTACAAATGCGCTTGCCTTGGCGACTGGAAGTCGCGGCTACAAAGACAAAACCCACCTTCGTGGGTTAAAAACCCTTGATTTTTATTAGTCCGCGTAGGCGGACTTCGTTTGTGTAGTAGCGAATTCTATTCGCCCAATACTCATTCAAAAGACTGACAATGCCATGATGGGGATAATTATGTAGTCACCAGCGTCATAGCAATATGAGCGAGAATTTAGAGCCGTATTACAAAATCCTAGGACTAGAACTAGGAGTATCTCTCAAAGAAATCAACAAAGCCTACAAAAAACTAGCATCAGCTTGGCATCCAGATCGCTTTCCCCAAGAAGATGTAGAATTAGTGCGATCGGCGGCTGAAAAGCTCAAAGAAATTAATCATGCGCGCGATGTCTTGCGTTCATTTCATCGCCACGGTACAGTTCCTCAAACCGAACCAACACCTAAGTCAAGAGCTTATACTTACCAAAAACCACCATCAAAGCGTCCTTCTGCTTCAGCGCCCAGAAGCTCTTCTAACAAGTCTCAAGATACCAGATCTAGTTCTAATAGTAGCCAAACACAACGAAAACCCTATACTAGAGATCTCAGTGGTGCTGATTTTAGGGGAGCAGATCTCAAAGAAAAAGACCTTTCTGGCAGAAATTTGCAAGGTGCTAACCTGGAAGGAGCAAATTTAAGCGATACCTTTTTACATAAAGTCAATTTAGAAGGAGCAAATCTACGCAAAGCCAATTTGTTTAGAGCTAACTTATTACAAGCTAATCTGAAAAATGCCGATTTGCGAGAATGCAATCTAGTAGGCGCAGATTTAAGCGGTTCAGATTTGAGTGGTGCAGATTTAACAGGGGCAAAAGTTGGAACGGGTCAAAAGATTTTGGTTAAATTAACGGGAGTCAAGCTGACAGGAACGATTCTTCCCGATGGCTCGATTCATAGTTAGCCTGAGTACAGTTAAATGAAGCCTTAAGTGAAGCAATTCATGGAAGATACGTTCGGATTAGCGAAGCTATCAGATAGGTGTGGTGCGATCGCCTAACTAGTATCGTTAACTTCCATAGATATAATGGAGACGCGACCCTAGAGAAAAGTAATCCTCCGAAACACCTGATTATGTTTGATGCCCTAGCTGAAAGTTTAGAAAGTGCCTGGAAAAAACTGCGCGGTCAAGATAAAATTCGTGAATCCAACATTCAAGATGCCCTCCAAGAGGTGCGTCGCGCCCTGCTAGCGGCTGATGTCAACTTGCAGGTAGTCAAAGATTTCGTCACGGAAGTAGAAAAACAAGCTTTAGGCGCAGATGTGATTGCTGGAGTCAAGCCAGATCAGCAATTTATCAAAATTGTCTACGATGAGTTAGTCAAGGTGATGGGAGATACCAACGTTCCCCTCGCCCAAGCTGAAACCTCCCCCACAGTAATTTTAATGGCTGGGTTGCAAGGTACGGGTAAAACCACAGCTACCGCCAAACTAGCTTTACATTTAGCTAAAGAAAACCGTAAAACCCTACTAGTAGCCACAGACGTATACCGTCCGGCTGCTGTCGATCAGTTGGTCACTTTAGGTCAACAAATCAAAATCCCCGTCTTTGAGATGGGGACAGATGCCAATCCCGTAGAGATTGCCCGTCAGGGATTAGCCAAAGCCAAAGAAATGGGAGTCGATACCGTCATCATCGATACGGCGGGACGACTGCAAATCGATGGCAATATGATGGCAGAGTTAGCTCAAATCAAAGAGACGGTTCAGCCCCACGAAACCTTGCTGGTAGTGGACGCAATGACCGGACAAGAGGCAGCTAACTTAACTCGCACCTTCCACGAACAAATTGGGATTACAGGGGCAATCCTGACCAAATTAGATGGGGATACTAGAGGCGGGGCGGCTTTATCTGTGCGGCAGATTTCCGGTCAACCGATTAAATTTGTCGGGGTAGGAGAAAAGGTAGAAGCACTACAACCCTTTTATCCAGAACGGATGGCGCAAAGAATCTTGGGGATGGGAGATGTCCTGACCCTAGTAGAAAAAGCCCAAGAAGAAATCGACATCGCCGATGCGGCGAAAATGCAAGAGAAAATCCTGAAGGCTCAGTTTGACTTTAGTGATTTTCTCAAACAAATGCGCCTGATGAAGAATATGGGTTCTTTGGGCGGCTTGCTGAAGATGATTCCTGGAATGGGCAAACTTTCTGGGGAACAGTTGCAAAAAGGGGAAAGCGAACTGAAAAAAGCTGAGGCGATTATCAGTTCTATGACCAAAGAAGAACGGCAAAATCCCGATTTACTCACTGGTTCTCCCAGCCGTCGTCGCCGAATTGCCAAAGGTTCCGGTCACTCCGACTCTCAAGTGACTGAACTAGTAGGTAAGTTCATGCAAATGCGTAGTATGATGCAAAAAATGGGACAAGGAGAAATGCCCGAAATGTTTGGGGGTATGGGAGGCATGAATCGCCCTGCTCAACCAGGTTGGCGCGGTTATACGGGCGCTCCTGGGAAAACCAAGAAGAAAAAAGACAAGAAAAAGAAAGGTTTTGGAACTTTGTAACCTAGTCCCTATCAACCATCAACCATCAACCATCAACAATTAACAATCCCTAATCTCTCTAAATGCCTTACAATCAAACAGGAGTGTAATTTATTCAACATGGTCAAAATTAGATTAAAGCGATTCGGCAAGAAACAAGAAACTAGCTATAGAATTGTTGCTATTGAAAGCAAAGCTCGCCGTGACGGTCGTCCTTTAGAAGAATTAGGGTTCTACAATCCCAGAACTAAAGAAACTAACCTGAACGTTCCAGGAATAGTCGAGCGCCTCAAACAGGGAGCGCAACCCACCGATACCGTCCGTCGTATCTTGGAAAAAGCTAACGTGTTTGCACAAGTCAGCGCCTAGGGCATCTTTCAGTGTCTGAAATACCATCATCATCAGGTCCTAACTATACAGAGTTAGTAAGGTTTTTATTGCAACCTTTCTTAGACACTCCAGAGTCTTTGAAAGTCGATTGCGAGATTATCCCTTCTACATCTCGCGTCTGGATTAGGTTAGCCTTTGAAGCCGCAGATCGAGGACGTGTCTACGGTCGCGGCGGTCGCAATATTCAAGCGATTAGAACCGTGTTAGAAGCGACGGCTCAAGCAGTAGGTCAAAGTATCCATTTGGATATTTACGGTAGCTCTAACTCTAACTCGAATACTCATCAAGAGCGCAGTAGCCCTCCGGCTGATAAACCTGCTAGCAAACATGAGCCACCAAAACAAAGACCAGTTAGTAAAAATCGGACTCAATAGCTGAGAAGTTTTTTGAGTTTTTCCCTGCAAACTCCCGACTTCTTCAAGTCGGAGTTTGCCAGAAGTCGGGAGTTTGCCAAGCCAGCCCAAGGGGATAAGGAAATGACGGGAACTTGGAAAACAGTTGAATTACCTAGTAGTGAAAGTGCGATCGCACTTTCGGGAAAACAAGAAGAAAACCTGAAACTCCTCGGTAATCTGACTGGTGCAACTTTGGTGCTGAGAGGACAAGAAGTTTTGATTTCGGGAACTACTAGCCAAATTGATAGGGCAATAGAAGTAGTACGCACCCTAGAAGGTTTGTGGCAAGATGCCAAACCCATCAATCAAGTAGATATTCGCACGGCTTACCAAGCCCTCAATGTGGGGCGTACAGAACAGCTTAAGAATATGCATTCTAACTCTTTGGCTAAAACCCGTAAAGGTGAGGAAATTCGTGCCAAAACAATGGCTCAATGGAAGTATGTCCAAGCCATTCGTTCCCATGATATGACCTTTTGTATTGGTCCTGCGGGAACAGGAAAGACCTTTTTAGCCGCAGTTTTGGCGGTTCAAGCTTTACAAAGCGATGAGTGTGAAAAAATTATCCTAACTCGTCCAGCAGTAGAAGCTGGAGAAAAATTGGGTTTTCTCCCTGGAGATTTGCAGCAAAAAGTTAACCCTTTTCTGCGTCCCCTATATGACGCTTTATACGAGTTTATTGATGCGGAAAGAATTCCAATTTTGATGGAAAAAGGGACAATTGAAGTCGCACCTCTAGCTTATATGCGCGGTCGCACCTTGAGTAATGCGTTTGTGATTGTCGATGAAGCTCAAAATACTACCCCAGCCCAAATGAAGATGGTTTTGACTCGCTTGGGGTACAAGTCGCGCATGGTAGTTACAGGGGATGTTACCCAAACAGATTTACCTCCTAATCAGATGTCTGGGTTAGCAGTAGCTGAAAGGATTTTGCGTTCTGTCGATGGGATTGCTTTTTGTCACTTAACTAAAAGCGATGTGGTGCGTCATCCTTTGGTAGAAAGGATTGTGGCGGCTTACGAGCAGTATGATGGTCAGTAGCTACACTGCTAAATTAGCGCCA
Protein-coding sequences here:
- a CDS encoding dynamin-like GTPase family protein — encoded protein: MSQNLPQVDDLDRNVTAILDLVHQESSLKGTDTSAIAASTRKAISPTFEIVFAGAFSAGKSMLINALLERELLYSAEGHATGTECYIAYAPPEAERVVLTFLSEAEIREQANALCANLGWTTPININQAEVLKVVQELCEATIVSEGGESKSEKAKQAKGLSLLLDGFVANRERIHTLNNATYSMEQFNFSNLQEAASFARRGSNSAVLKRIEYYCHHPLLKDGNVLIDTPGIDAPVQKDAELTYKKIEHPDTSAVICVLKAASAGEMSKEETVLLERMRDNPGIRDRVFYVFNRIDDTWYNTQLRQRLEQLISSQFQDAARVYKTSGLLGFYGSQIEDTNVENRFGLNSIFAEQVGSNIEEETPQFVNEFVRYCANSGKLSPSQFKISVHSYESPNANYVRILSEQGLLLIKQLISDSGIEEFRQGITHYLTQEKRPALFANLADDLQPVCISLRNYYLTKIRDLDSQPHEIEGMKAKELERLNQELHQIAEDFREHLTKEINQIVTNDCERFENDFRHLQARTIRKLDELLDTFSVAQAYRRATLSHRRNATAPLIAVLVEALYYLANELEDVLVECCKTVVANLFQRLRETVSKSEYYRHIYRLVGNDAGIAEQLESAEKQVLHALISVARIECDRFVRESPRFYDEGTFSIYQFRQTLQQTSQSYDCESMVEAEPAIRQLLKLDFEPKVSETIRRNFRQTMNQTLKTHLLPLAESQADLILQQYAQARAHLETNLEVEASRKIADNQKAQLEIQEKIGIYNQAIDAINSCLQLMNLGDRFLPTIDDVEFKRQVFETKRNGDLLQ
- a CDS encoding KGK domain-containing protein, giving the protein MNQQFNGLDTEDVISVYEGHVFVNSKTFTVNEFMAAIKQANKGVLGEVTDEKQKWFGEGLDCKLLKPGAKTWQRGKVRVRLEFCPEELEVTPEVNGNNEQNGSASPLDDIRKFADKAN
- a CDS encoding KGK domain-containing protein, whose product is MKPKFEPLNCRKDDVVCMDGCTSMIGQIDNVFNFTFSTDLREKIADQIIEKHLVLTKGGAYNLLSDYGTSCQILRVGSPDWVKGKIRVKLQLEFVPDEPEIKEVRTTNTHESPLDDLRRAITETN
- a CDS encoding HNH endonuclease, with protein sequence MTNNSRIKIPDEVRKYVFIRNNYQCQSCGKTHQETELNIDHIIPLAKGGSNDISNLQSLCRTCNQIKKHHFDPRFRRSFS
- a CDS encoding pentapeptide repeat-containing protein, which gives rise to MSENLEPYYKILGLELGVSLKEINKAYKKLASAWHPDRFPQEDVELVRSAAEKLKEINHARDVLRSFHRHGTVPQTEPTPKSRAYTYQKPPSKRPSASAPRSSSNKSQDTRSSSNSSQTQRKPYTRDLSGADFRGADLKEKDLSGRNLQGANLEGANLSDTFLHKVNLEGANLRKANLFRANLLQANLKNADLRECNLVGADLSGSDLSGADLTGAKVGTGQKILVKLTGVKLTGTILPDGSIHS
- the ffh gene encoding signal recognition particle protein, translated to MFDALAESLESAWKKLRGQDKIRESNIQDALQEVRRALLAADVNLQVVKDFVTEVEKQALGADVIAGVKPDQQFIKIVYDELVKVMGDTNVPLAQAETSPTVILMAGLQGTGKTTATAKLALHLAKENRKTLLVATDVYRPAAVDQLVTLGQQIKIPVFEMGTDANPVEIARQGLAKAKEMGVDTVIIDTAGRLQIDGNMMAELAQIKETVQPHETLLVVDAMTGQEAANLTRTFHEQIGITGAILTKLDGDTRGGAALSVRQISGQPIKFVGVGEKVEALQPFYPERMAQRILGMGDVLTLVEKAQEEIDIADAAKMQEKILKAQFDFSDFLKQMRLMKNMGSLGGLLKMIPGMGKLSGEQLQKGESELKKAEAIISSMTKEERQNPDLLTGSPSRRRRIAKGSGHSDSQVTELVGKFMQMRSMMQKMGQGEMPEMFGGMGGMNRPAQPGWRGYTGAPGKTKKKKDKKKKGFGTL
- the rpsP gene encoding 30S ribosomal protein S16, with the protein product MVKIRLKRFGKKQETSYRIVAIESKARRDGRPLEELGFYNPRTKETNLNVPGIVERLKQGAQPTDTVRRILEKANVFAQVSA
- a CDS encoding KH domain-containing protein, producing MSEIPSSSGPNYTELVRFLLQPFLDTPESLKVDCEIIPSTSRVWIRLAFEAADRGRVYGRGGRNIQAIRTVLEATAQAVGQSIHLDIYGSSNSNSNTHQERSSPPADKPASKHEPPKQRPVSKNRTQ
- a CDS encoding PhoH family protein, whose product is MTGTWKTVELPSSESAIALSGKQEENLKLLGNLTGATLVLRGQEVLISGTTSQIDRAIEVVRTLEGLWQDAKPINQVDIRTAYQALNVGRTEQLKNMHSNSLAKTRKGEEIRAKTMAQWKYVQAIRSHDMTFCIGPAGTGKTFLAAVLAVQALQSDECEKIILTRPAVEAGEKLGFLPGDLQQKVNPFLRPLYDALYEFIDAERIPILMEKGTIEVAPLAYMRGRTLSNAFVIVDEAQNTTPAQMKMVLTRLGYKSRMVVTGDVTQTDLPPNQMSGLAVAERILRSVDGIAFCHLTKSDVVRHPLVERIVAAYEQYDGQ